Part of the Pseudarthrobacter sp. L1SW genome, TGGCGATGATGGCAAAAGCATTGGTGGCATAGCCCGCCGCCGGGGCCAGGGCAAGGGCCTCCATGCGCGAAATGGATCCCAGGACCGCGATCACGGGACCCCGCATACGGTGCGCGGACAGCTTGTCCATGAGGACGTCGTCGAAGGCTTCCGGCCCCGGGTCATGGGAGGTGCGGTCGCCGTTGGCCGCCTTGCCCGCCCAGCCGCGAAGGACATCGTCGCGGCGGGCGTGGTGGGATCCGGTCAGGTGGATGGCGGCAAGGCTTTCCCCGATGGACTGGAGCCCGGCACCACCGCTGTACTCCTCCGCCTCAGGTTCGGGGGCGGACGGCGAGTGCAGGAAGGCCGGCCCGCCCGCGGTGTCCAGCAGGCGCAGGGCGTAGTTTCGCTCCGCCAGGTGCGCACTGATCGACATGACCGCCACGACGCTCCATTCAAAGGCCGCGCTGCTGGCCACCGGATGCCCGTCCGGGCCCTCCTGCCCGGCAGGACCTGCACCGGAGCCGCCGGAGAATGCACCGTGCCGGTGGTCCATGATGATGGTTGCTTCGGGAGTGGTGACCGACTCCTCCTGCCGCACCATGAGGTCACCATGGCGTGCAGTGGCGGCCCAGTGCACCCGCCGCATCGGGTCCCCGTGCCGGTACTCGCGGGTCATGACGTCGTCGTCGCTGGGATTGGCCCGGATCCGGGTGGCCGTGATGCCGTCGTTGCCCCGGGCACCGGCCAGCCCCGTCAAGGGAAGCACGACGGCGGCGGGCGTCACGGTGAGGACGTCGCCGTCGTCTATCGCCTGGCGATGCAGCGATAGGCCGAACGGGTCCGTGAACTCCGCCGTGACCGGGCCAATGAGGAACTGTCCGCGCCGGGCTGACCGCAAGTGGTACTCGTACCGGCTGATGCCGCCGGTGGCGGACCGGGAAGGGAACCGGAAGGCAGGCGACTCGCCCAGGCGGGCCGGCAGCCGCTCCTCCATGGTGGCCCTGCCGCTGCCGGTTCCCGTCCTTGCCACCGCGAGCCGCACGGTTGTGGACGCGGACGTTTCCACGGGGGAGGGGTTGAACTCGCGGTACACCTTGAACCGGGGCTTCACCAGCCGGATTCCGGCCAGGGAAACCAGGGGAAGGACAATGAGGAGCACGCTCAAGGTCAGCAGGTCCCGGCGGCCCATGATGTACGCGGCCCCGAGGGCAATGCCGCCGGCGCAGATCATGCCCCAGCCGCGTGTGGTGAAGAGGTGCCGGGGCACCCGGTCCAGCAGCGCCATGGCAGCCGCCTAGTGGTTCCTGCCCAGGCCGGTGACCGGGGCAGCCGTCCTGCCGGCGGACCCGGGAGCCCTGGTGCCGGCTCCCGCGGTCCCGGGCGTGACGGGAAGGCGGGACAGGATCCCCCTCAGGACACTGTGTGGGGTTTCGCCGGCGCCCGCAGCCTTGCGGTCCAGGATGATCCGGTGTGCCAGGACGGCTTCGGCGACGTGGACGACGTCGTCCGGCAGGACGAAGTCGCGCCCGTCGAGGGCTGCGGTGGCCTTCGCCGCGCGCAGCAGCTGCAGCATGGACCGGGGGCTGGCGCCCAGCCGCAGCAGTGGGCTTTCCCTGGTGGCCCTGCCCACGGACACGGTGTACTCCTTGACCGCCTGGGACACGTAAACCTGCTGGACGGTGGTGACCATGGCGGCCACCTCTGCGGCGGTGACAACGGCAGAGACCTTGGCCAGGGGGGAGGTGGCCTGGTGCGTTTCGAGCATCTCGATCTCGGCGTCCTTGTCCGGGTATCCCATGGAGATCCTGGCCATGAAACGGTCCCGCTGGGCCTCCGGCAGCGGGTAGGTCCCTTCCATTTCGATGGGGTTCTGGGTGGCGACCACCATAAACGGCTCGTCGAGCCGGTACGAGTTGCCGTCCACCGTCACCTGGTGCTCTTCCATGCATTCGAGCAGCGCGGACTGGGTTTTGGCCGAGGCGCGGTTGATTTCGTCGCCGATGACTATGTTGGCGAAGACAGCGCCCGGGCGGAACTCAAACTGCCGGGTGGACTGGTTGTAGATGGACACACCCGTCACGTCGGACGGCAGCAGGTCCGGGGTGAACTGGATCCGGTTGACGGTGCAGTCGATGGTGCGCGCCAGCGTCTTGGCGAGGAGTGTTTTACCCACCCCAGGGACATCCTCCAGCAGGAGGTGCCCCTGGGCCAGCAGCACGGTCAGCGCCAGTTTGGCGGCGTCGGATTTCCCATCGATGACAGTGTTAACGGACGTGAGGATGCGCTGGCTCGCCGCGTGGAAGGAAGCAGCGTCCATGGCTGCGGGGCGGTGGCCGTTCAAATGGCTGACGGGGTCCGCGATGCCCGCCAGGTTCCGGTTCACAGCGCTCACATCGTTGGCAATGCGTCGGTGGGGTTCCATCGGCAACCTTTCAGCCCGGGTTCACCTGGACGGGACAGCAAGCCTGCCTTCGCCCGTCGGGTGGGCGTTCGCATGTCTTCGTACCAGACTACTAACACAACTGCCACGGCAGACAGAGAGTTCCGACAAATATGCGGCACCATCCGCGGCTAGGCTGGACGGATGTGCACTTCGCTTCCTCCCGCCGCCTACCAGGACCCTGCAACGGCAGGCGCACCGGAACCGGGGAGTTCGCGGCAAAAGGCGTTTCCGCCAGCCCCGGAACCCCTGCCGGTGCCCGTTATGGACAACCACACCCACCTTGACTTCCCGGATGGACACGCCCCTGTCGGGGTGAAGGCGGCGATGGATGCGGCCGCGGCTGTGGGCGTCCAGG contains:
- a CDS encoding MoxR family ATPase; protein product: MEPHRRIANDVSAVNRNLAGIADPVSHLNGHRPAAMDAASFHAASQRILTSVNTVIDGKSDAAKLALTVLLAQGHLLLEDVPGVGKTLLAKTLARTIDCTVNRIQFTPDLLPSDVTGVSIYNQSTRQFEFRPGAVFANIVIGDEINRASAKTQSALLECMEEHQVTVDGNSYRLDEPFMVVATQNPIEMEGTYPLPEAQRDRFMARISMGYPDKDAEIEMLETHQATSPLAKVSAVVTAAEVAAMVTTVQQVYVSQAVKEYTVSVGRATRESPLLRLGASPRSMLQLLRAAKATAALDGRDFVLPDDVVHVAEAVLAHRIILDRKAAGAGETPHSVLRGILSRLPVTPGTAGAGTRAPGSAGRTAAPVTGLGRNH
- a CDS encoding DUF58 domain-containing protein; the encoded protein is MALLDRVPRHLFTTRGWGMICAGGIALGAAYIMGRRDLLTLSVLLIVLPLVSLAGIRLVKPRFKVYREFNPSPVETSASTTVRLAVARTGTGSGRATMEERLPARLGESPAFRFPSRSATGGISRYEYHLRSARRGQFLIGPVTAEFTDPFGLSLHRQAIDDGDVLTVTPAAVVLPLTGLAGARGNDGITATRIRANPSDDDVMTREYRHGDPMRRVHWAATARHGDLMVRQEESVTTPEATIIMDHRHGAFSGGSGAGPAGQEGPDGHPVASSAAFEWSVVAVMSISAHLAERNYALRLLDTAGGPAFLHSPSAPEPEAEEYSGGAGLQSIGESLAAIHLTGSHHARRDDVLRGWAGKAANGDRTSHDPGPEAFDDVLMDKLSAHRMRGPVIAVLGSISRMEALALAPAAGYATNAFAIIATEKPAEYADVLEVLRQGGWRAVAIAPSVPVAAAWSQFDQELAIPAPTTDVRRGTGVAL